CGATTCGGCTTTTTGCAGAAAGGAACATTAAATCCGCCCTTTCTGTTAAAGCGAATCATCCCATTGAAGCAAGATCGATTGAGGAAAAGGAAATCTAACGGGTTCCGGTCTTTGTTAAACCTATCACGAACGGCATAGTAGTGTTCTCCGTCTGTTCGCAATAACTCAGCCCCCTCCTTCTCAAGGAACAGCCTCGCAATGCGTGCAGTGATTTCGCCTTGTGATACCGCCTGATAAAAGCGGATAAGGTGTGGATTCGAGTCTGCGAGTAAGGCTTCGCGCGGCCTGATATTAAAGGCAACGACGCCCGACCCCATAAACGGTTCAATCCAACGTCCGTCGAAATTTGTAGGGGCTATGTCCTTTATCCACGGAACCAATTTTGTCTTGATGCCCTGGATTTTAATTGGTGGGACTATTGTTCGATTAATGCTCATTCTTTATTATTCCTCGGGACGATAAGGGAAGTGTCGCCACCGCGATATTTCACGAATTCTTCGAGTGAAGTAATCTTCTTTGTTTTCCCCTTTGGTGCTTTCACTGTTATTTCGCCAAAGTTCATCCAATAATCGTCGAACCAATCCTCACCGAGTTTTGCGAACATCCCGTTTCCGTTTATAATATCCTCTATTCTGCTTACACTTCCGATATTGGCCGTATTGCCTGAACCCACTTTGTCACCGGCTATCTTCCATTTTTCCGCAACAAAGAACTGGATATTAGAAATAACGGAAGTAATTGAATGAAGCTCATCGATTGAATGAGAGTGCGTTTCGTCGATAGTGGCGTTTGTTGCGCGGTCATAGATTATTCCTAAACAAAAATGACCTGAATAGCTTCCATAAGGGAATTGAATGTTTTTGGTGCTTGTTCGATCTGTAAAATATTTTCCGTGTGAACCAAGCGTAAATCCATTACATAGCCATGGTTTTTCTGGATTGCGGTATGTTGTTTTAAGATCAACTGCGAATCGAACCGACTCGTCTTTTTTCAGAACAAACGAAATATCCGGGTAGTAATTTTGATGTTCAGCTAAGACCAGTGCGAATCCGTGTTCTTCGGCGAAAGCTAATATTCGAGGAAATAGATGAATCTCTAATATTTTTGAAACGACTTTGGTATCTTGTGAAATCGTATAGACGTTTTTATAAACATCGATGAATCCTTTAACAGCCCATTGGCCGTCGCTACTACTCAAATGTTTGGAAAGAGTGCCCGCGAGTTTTTTCAAAGCGATTTCAAATTTCTTTTTACTTTTCATATAGGCACCTTTTAAATTCTTATCTATCTTAATATAAAAATAGTTTTCGGGGGGCGCAAGGATTATTCCTCCGGTAGTTCGCGTATTCCGGTGTCTATCTGTGGCGGTTCGGTTAAATTGTCGCGCGAGGCGGGGCAAGAGAGGTCTTTAAGCCGTCGTGCGCTCGGCATCACCCGCGAGGTGAACGAGCCTACACCGCCGTTGTATAATCTAACAGTATCTTCGAGCCTCCTGCCAATCTTGCCAAAGAACCCGGCAAATTTGCATATTCTCTCGTGAACCTCCGCGCCCGCGTGATAACTGCTCTTCGGCGCTCTGTGCCTTTTCCTTATTAAGTTACTCTGTCGTTCGCGCGCTGTCAAGGCCTATCCGTGTTTAACCAGCCGTTGTCGGCAATGCCGATAGATGACCGGCAGGGCCGGAGCCGACTTGCTCAACCACGCGGGGCGCGCGGATTCGCTTCTACAGTCGAAGTATTCCGCCGAGAAAATCCGGTCGACAGAATGGAGGCCTGCGGAGACCCACACAAATCGTGGTTTCTTGGCAAAATAGTTTGGTCGAAGCCGTTTGCTGTCGGTCTTACCGACCCATATTTCCAGAATGGATACAGCGACAGCAAGTCCAGCGGGCCGGCCTGTTCGACGGCGCAGGCCTCGCTAATCGTGCGGCAGAGGTGCATCGGCAAAACCGGCTTTGTGAATTTGCCCTTATAAATCGACCATTCCGGCCATTCGCGCCCCTCGATAAAAACGCTGTGGCTATTGTTGAGGTTATCGAACATGCTTTCGAACGCGGCGAATTCGAGCGCTGTGAGTTCGATAATTACTTGATCGTTTTCTATTAAGATGTTCATGCTTCCCCTTTTGGAAAATGTCAAATGCCTCTATAATATGAAGCGCCACCTCCTAAAGATGCTTCAGCATCTCCTAAATTTGAAGCGCCTCCTCCTAAAGATGGTTCGGCATCCCCTAAATATGAAGCGCGGTCTCCTAAAGTTGGCTTGTGGCCCCCTAAAGATGGTTTATCGGTTCCTATTCCTGTTTGATTTTCCCCTGCACCCTGTCCAGTAAGGATATAACCCGTTTCTTCCGTTCCATAAGTTTCTAACTGACCTCTGGATGTAATTCTAAGTTTAAAATCGTTGTTTACTCTGAAATCCAGCGCTTGATCGTCCGTTGTTCCGAGGAAATTAGTGCCGGATACAGTCCCGCTGTTGCCGGTGAGAAGCCAAGCATCGCCACCGGAGCCGCCATCATAAACGGCTTTAAATACTTTCCCTTCGACAATGGTTAGGACAGAATCCGGTGACGGGTCGTTTTCTACGTCTCCAATGAAAAGCGTATCGCCGACATTCACGTTGCCGTTCACATCGAGCAAATATGTTGGAGTAGTCGTTCCGATACCGACATTGCCGGTTTGATCAATTATCAACCTTGTGTCCCCGTCGTCGACAAGGTATAGTTTGTCGCTGTCGGCGTTGTTGTTGTAAATTCCCCATTTCCCGCTTGTTCCGTGGTAAAGACCTATTCCGGCATTGTCTGCAGCGCCACTACCACTACGGATATGTATGAAGGTGCTCGATGAACCCCTCACGTCTAACTTGGCTCCCGGCGTTGCCGTCCCGATCCCCACATTGCCCGTAGGAATTGAATACATGTCGTCGCCGGTGATTTGCCAGTCGGCGTCGCCATAAACGCTGTCCGGTATCCCGTCTATGCTGTCCCAATAGACATAACCCGCCCAGTGCGCGGAGTCCCGGCGATAGGGCTGTCCCAAATCGTGAATGTAACCGGAAAATCTCCATCCCGGGGATCCCCGGCATCGTCGGTGAACTTCCCCTGGAAATACATCTTCGACGGCACGGCAAAAGAGATGCTCACCACAAGGATCAACAGTGAAATAATTGCGATTGTGAATTTCATATTTTCTCCTATTAGATTCTACGGCAGATACGATCTGCCCCAGACACGTATTCTAATTGTAATTATTCCGTAACATGAACTTCTCGTCGGCGTAACAAACTGTTTCCACAGATTGTAATGTTCATTAAGCCCAAGATCGAAGCCCTCCGGCCCAAATTTCAATTCATCTGCCCATGTCAGGCTTTCTTTGATATAATCGTGCGTTGGATTAAACACGATTGGTGGATCAGGATTATTATCGAAACTCGCCCGAACAACACATCTGTCCCATTCGTTATAAGCGCCAAAGCTCCAATCGCAGGGGTCGGTTCCAATTCCCTCCAGCCCAAAGCCAATATGACAATCTCCGCAATTCGTTATTACAAACTGCTCGCCAGCGATCATTGTGACAGTCGATGAAACCGTTAGTGTATCCGTGTTCCAAATTGTATCGATTGTGATGAAACTGGTATCGACAATTTCAAAGCATAAGGTAAAATCACCGAAGAAATCGTTCCAAAAGCCATAGTTGCCAATCGTGTCGTCGTCAGAATCGGTAACCGGCCCGATAGAGACCTGACCCACCGTTACGCCGTTGAGGAGGCTGTCGACGTCCGCCGAAGACGAAATCGTCCACCAGAAACAGCGGACAGCATATAATTGAGATACCACTGCCATTAGCAGCAAGATCATTAAAACTATTCTATTGTTTTTCATAACTAGACCTTTGAAAGAATCATAACGTTAATGTTTGATTCCAGAGGATTACTCAATTCGAAGATGCGCGTTTTTGATTCTATTATTGCCTTGTTTTCCATATTAGCAGAATCATTTATTTCAATGTATTCCTGATTCTCATATAATAATAAAATATTGCAAATCGTAAATGTCAAGGGAATTATTAATCTCACCAACATCCTCCCACTGCCCCTCCACCGTTGACTATCCCGGCCATTATCCATATAATATTGCATCACAAATAACTAATTACGGGAGTCGCCATGATTAATAAGAGTGAGGGTCAACTACTAATCAAATTTAACTGTATCTGCGGGAATAATATCGTCCTGAAGGTAATTACAGATGATGGCCAGACGCGGGAGAAATGGTGTTCGATAATCGATAGCAATTATCTACCATACTTAGGGGATCGATCACAGACATACCTAATGAACGAAATAGATGATGTTGATTCGTTCTTCTGCGATGAATGTGGCACCGAACACGATATCGGCTACATCATGGACAAAGCCTTTTAAACGTTGTTAGAATGGGGGACAAGCACCTTATTCTTCATCTTCGAATTCCACCTTGTTGTCCTCTATCCACTCAAGCACCTCATTAAGCCTGAATCGCACTAGTTTACCAAACTTGAACGCCGGCAGATATCCCTCCAGTGCCCATGTGTATACGGTAGTCAATTTTACATTCAACATCTCCGCCACGTCTTTAGCTTCGAGTAATTTGTTGTCAGATCCGTTATTCATTTTTACCTCCATTTCAGAATTTTCCTTACATCAAAGAATAATATTTCAAGAATGTGCTTTTTTTTAAGTCTGCCAAATAATGATATTTATAAATTTGTTAATTATGGTTGGTTGGAGCATCAATGAGCCAAAAAGCACAATCATATTAATTTGGCAGATAGTTTTTTCGTCTATAGATTAGAAGTTGCAAGCTTATTAACGATGTGATTCCTGTGAAATCAATTGCTTCACCATAGAATTTTAATCATGCCTATACTGCTCACATTTATGGGGATGATTATAATAGGGGATATAGAACCTAAAAAAGGAGCATTATACCTCGGTGGGAGAATATTCTAAACCTTCTTAATATAAATTTTTTTTCTGCTTTTCCTATTTCACAAAAATATTCATTTATTTAAAACATGTCGCCACCAGATACATTATAAAATCTTGCTGGACATATCGTGCAATAATTTAAATTATAACATTTCATGCACATTGGGAATTTTTCAATGTTATCTCACTCGTAGCTCTTTATATATCATTTTGTATCATTTTTTTTATACTGTTTTATTAAAAAGGTTCCGTCCCTATATTTCTGTAAATTGGTTTTAGTTAGTCAGATGCTTTTATAAAAAAGCCATCGCAACAATCTCGACTTTCGGTTAGATTTAGATTGAAAACAAAAAAAAACTGAAAGGAGACATCACGATGGCCAAAAAACAAGATAAAGAGTTCTTTGAGATTTTTCAAGAAGCAAATACGGAGCAGAGAGACTTTCTTCAGGATTTGATCCGGGAGGTTCTCAGTCAGGTCATGGAGGCTGAGATCGAGTCCCAGCTTGGTGCGGGGCATTATGAACGAACCGATTCTCGACGTGGTTACCGCAACGGTTACAAGCCGCGAACGCTCAACACCCGAGTCGGAACATTGGAGCTGAAAGTTCCACAAGACCGCGACGGGCTATATCGCACCGAGATTTTCGAGCGTTATCGCAGAAGTGAGAAAGCGCTTTGGCTGACAGTCCACGAGATGATAGTTTCCGGGGTTTCGACACGCAAGGTTGACAAGATAGCGAAACAACTTGGGGTCGAACTCGCTATCGAGATCGACGGCCTCCCGCATGGCTTCAAGCCTCGACGAGGAGGTCGGTAAATGGTTGACAAGGCCTTTGGACAAGAAAATCTGGGAGCAAGAAAGCGTCGAAGATGCTCGCCGAAAGGCTTCTGAGTTGATTTTCGTCCTGGAGCGAGTTCGGCCCGATGTCACCGAGTGGATCGAGGAGACTATCGATGATACGTTTGCAATATATGCATTTCCGGCGAGTCATCGCAGAAAGCTTAAAAGCACAAACATGCTGGAACGAGTGAACCAGGAGCTGAAGCGTAGAACGCATGTAGTTAGAATCTTCCCAAATGTTCGTGCTTGCCTTCGAATGTGCGGGACGCTCTGCATGGAATATAGTGAGGAGTGGTCAACCGGGAAACGTTATTTAACAATGGAAAATCAAACAAAAACCGAAATCGAGAATGAGCCAAACGCCAATTTACAGAAAATTTAGGACTTGACTATTAGAGTATGGGCTAGTGATTGTGTAGCCTATTTAACTTATGTTCCAGTTTCCTCCAACTCTTTTGTTGAAAATTCTATGGATGAAGATAATAAAAAAAATTTGAGATTAGCAATATTATTTTGATTTTTGACTATGAGAATAACACTATTTCGGCATTTAATGAAAAAACTGAAAGTGCTCGCATTATTGTGTATAATTGTTCATCTTCAAATTGTATTAGCAAATATCCCATTGTTGATCGCCATATCAAACCAAAAGAAACGATTATTGAAAAAGACATATATTGGGATAATTATTTTCAAATTAAAATAGAAGAAAAAGATGGTTTCAAAAAATTCCCTTGGAGTTCTGGTTGGATCGTCCCCAAATAATAAAATGAGATTATTAATTAAATTTATACAAATTCCTTTATATTCATGTTTGCTATTGTTTGGATGTGCAAATAAGCAGATAGAAATTATTAGAAATAATGATGGAACCACCTGTAGGAATACATATAAAAGTTATAGCTGGGGTGATAATACTGAGCGTAAGGAGTTCATTTATGAAAATGGTATAGTATTCCGCGAACAATTTTCTACACAGGGGGTTATTGTTGTTTTTGATTATACAACCTATACTGTTTCTGTTACAAATAAGAGCCTCAATACGGTTCGAATAATAATAGAGATTCAAACTGGAACATCACTCTGGAATTTAGTGACATTTCCTGTGTTCGACAAAATGATTAAAGGAAAACAAAGTGTTGGACCAGAAAAATATTTGTTTCCGGAGACCGTTTTGCTATGAAAATCTATGTTCCAAAAACTCCAAGAACA
The window above is part of the bacterium genome. Proteins encoded here:
- a CDS encoding EcoRV family type II restriction endonuclease, which encodes MKSKKKFEIALKKLAGTLSKHLSSSDGQWAVKGFIDVYKNVYTISQDTKVVSKILEIHLFPRILAFAEEHGFALVLAEHQNYYPDISFVLKKDESVRFAVDLKTTYRNPEKPWLCNGFTLGSHGKYFTDRTSTKNIQFPYGSYSGHFCLGIIYDRATNATIDETHSHSIDELHSITSVISNIQFFVAEKWKIAGDKVGSGNTANIGSVSRIEDIINGNGMFAKLGEDWFDDYWMNFGEITVKAPKGKTKKITSLEEFVKYRGGDTSLIVPRNNKE
- a CDS encoding transposase; amino-acid sequence: MAKKQDKEFFEIFQEANTEQRDFLQDLIREVLSQVMEAEIESQLGAGHYERTDSRRGYRNGYKPRTLNTRVGTLELKVPQDRDGLYRTEIFERYRRSEKALWLTVHEMIVSGVSTRKVDKIAKQLGVELAIEIDGLPHGFKPRRGGR
- a CDS encoding transposase gives rise to the protein MDKKIWEQESVEDARRKASELIFVLERVRPDVTEWIEETIDDTFAIYAFPASHRRKLKSTNMLERVNQELKRRTHVVRIFPNVRACLRMCGTLCMEYSEEWSTGKRYLTMENQTKTEIENEPNANLQKI
- a CDS encoding helix-turn-helix domain-containing protein, coding for MNNGSDNKLLEAKDVAEMLNVKLTTVYTWALEGYLPAFKFGKLVRFRLNEVLEWIEDNKVEFEDEE